The Catenuloplanes niger genome includes a window with the following:
- a CDS encoding DUF397 domain-containing protein, translated as MSESMPGSRTGWRKSNRSGPADNCVEVRDEDSTTAVRDSKDPDGDMLRFSRNAWFTFVADLRNR; from the coding sequence ATGAGCGAATCGATGCCGGGAAGCCGAACCGGGTGGCGAAAGAGCAACCGGAGCGGCCCCGCCGACAACTGCGTCGAAGTCCGAGACGAGGATTCGACGACCGCCGTACGTGACTCCAAGGACCCGGACGGCGACATGCTCAGGTTCTCCCGCAACGCCTGGTTTACCTTCGTCGCCGATCTCCGTAATCGATAG
- a CDS encoding UvrD-helicase domain-containing protein produces MPTIIMTKWPLKIDGSVKAKAMTFLQKLSEDDTMPGLHVEPIAHAADPRVRTGRVDQFWRAVMFRLDGEGGSHYVVHGVWPHDDAISVAHRVRLKVNPINGLPQIEETEQPSSPAVPPKPQVVEPLLPRLGRTLGDLVERLGIPEEVAEQALAAPDEDAVLELAQRHEGWLGLLLVDLTGRDPIDTIADRLQLEAPEQTGDEDADLLVSLKKPGAQSQFAFIDGQEELRRVIEEDDFGSWRVFLHPEQRRYVSRSYSGPFRLSGGAGTGKTVVLIHRARSLARRNPAARIVLTTFTTNLAESLKDGLAQLDPTVPQAAKLNDPGVHIAGVDALAASVIRSAGSAIADAVQTVLGDARSAPTGRTPSGRWREVVESSGTTLPAEIANETFLSAEYALVVLPNQVKNEDQYRRVRRPGRGVALDRARRDAVWALIAAYRAQSRIDGTLDFSEAAAVAAAHLAAAGGAADHVLIDEGQDLSPSHWQMVRALADEGADDLFIAEDSHQRIYGNRIVLGRYGIRIVGRSQRLTLNYRTTAQNLRYAMAILDGGDFLDLEEEAESTGYRSARSGPEPAVDDAGSLIAELDIIATRIKAWLSMGTRPETVAVLVHDKLQRERVVNALTERGVPARAVDRDRPTDGRVLVMTMHRAKGMEFAKVVLADVGFQSAAEKERLKRLDDSERRDAELRARSLVYVAATRARDELAVVQRR; encoded by the coding sequence ATGCCGACCATCATCATGACCAAGTGGCCGCTCAAGATCGACGGTTCGGTCAAGGCGAAGGCGATGACGTTCCTGCAGAAGCTGTCGGAGGACGACACGATGCCGGGCCTGCACGTCGAGCCGATCGCTCATGCGGCCGATCCGCGGGTACGGACGGGCAGGGTCGATCAGTTCTGGCGCGCCGTGATGTTTCGCCTCGACGGCGAGGGCGGCAGCCACTACGTGGTCCACGGGGTGTGGCCGCACGACGACGCCATCTCCGTCGCGCACCGCGTACGCCTGAAGGTCAATCCGATCAACGGCCTGCCGCAGATCGAAGAGACCGAGCAGCCCAGCTCTCCTGCCGTACCGCCGAAGCCTCAGGTTGTGGAGCCGCTTCTGCCGAGGCTCGGACGGACACTCGGCGACCTGGTGGAGCGGCTCGGCATCCCCGAGGAGGTGGCGGAGCAGGCGCTCGCCGCTCCGGACGAGGACGCGGTCCTGGAGCTGGCGCAACGCCACGAGGGCTGGCTCGGCCTGCTGCTGGTCGACCTGACGGGTCGGGATCCCATCGACACGATCGCCGACCGGCTTCAGCTAGAGGCGCCGGAACAGACCGGCGACGAAGACGCCGACCTGCTCGTGTCGCTGAAGAAGCCGGGCGCACAGTCGCAGTTCGCGTTCATCGACGGGCAGGAAGAGCTGCGCCGTGTCATCGAGGAGGACGACTTCGGATCTTGGCGCGTGTTCCTCCACCCGGAACAGCGTCGATACGTGTCCCGCTCCTACTCCGGCCCGTTCCGGCTCTCCGGCGGTGCCGGCACCGGAAAGACCGTCGTCCTGATCCATCGCGCCCGCTCCCTGGCCCGCCGGAATCCGGCAGCCCGGATCGTACTGACCACCTTCACCACCAATCTTGCCGAGTCGCTGAAAGACGGGCTTGCCCAGCTCGATCCCACCGTGCCGCAGGCCGCCAAACTCAACGACCCTGGCGTACACATCGCCGGGGTCGATGCGCTGGCGGCCTCCGTGATCCGCTCCGCGGGCAGCGCCATCGCAGACGCAGTACAGACCGTCCTCGGAGACGCCCGCTCCGCGCCCACCGGGCGCACGCCGAGCGGGCGCTGGCGGGAGGTCGTCGAGTCCTCCGGCACGACGCTTCCTGCGGAGATCGCCAACGAAACCTTCCTCAGCGCGGAATACGCGCTGGTCGTTCTCCCGAACCAGGTCAAGAACGAGGATCAATATCGGCGGGTACGACGTCCAGGGCGTGGCGTGGCGCTCGATCGGGCGCGACGAGATGCGGTATGGGCGTTGATCGCGGCATATAGGGCGCAGAGCCGCATTGACGGGACGCTCGACTTCTCCGAGGCTGCCGCGGTCGCCGCCGCACATCTCGCCGCGGCCGGCGGCGCAGCCGACCACGTCTTGATCGACGAGGGGCAGGACCTCTCGCCGTCGCACTGGCAGATGGTTCGCGCGCTGGCCGACGAGGGCGCGGATGATCTGTTCATCGCCGAGGACTCCCACCAGCGCATCTACGGCAACCGGATCGTCCTGGGCCGGTACGGCATCCGCATCGTCGGCCGTTCGCAACGACTCACGCTCAACTACCGCACCACCGCGCAGAACCTCCGCTACGCGATGGCGATCCTCGACGGCGGCGACTTCCTCGATTTGGAGGAAGAAGCCGAATCGACCGGCTACCGGTCCGCCCGTTCAGGACCCGAGCCGGCTGTGGACGATGCCGGCTCGCTGATCGCCGAGCTCGACATCATCGCCACCCGAATCAAGGCATGGCTCTCCATGGGCACCCGTCCTGAGACAGTCGCGGTACTCGTCCACGACAAGCTGCAGCGGGAGCGGGTCGTCAACGCGCTCACCGAGCGAGGTGTCCCGGCCAGGGCGGTCGACCGCGACCGGCCGACTGACGGCCGGGTGCTGGTGATGACCATGCACCGCGCGAAGGGCATGGAGTTCGCCAAGGTCGTCCTGGCCGATGTCGGCTTCCAGTCCGCCGCGGAGAAGGAACGGTTGAAACGCCTCGACGACAGCGAACGCCGCGACGCGGAGCTTCGAGCCCGTTCCCTGGTCTACGTGGCTGCGACGCGCGCCCGCGACGAGCTGGCGGTGGTGCAGCGGAGGTGA
- a CDS encoding TrlF family AAA-like ATPase, whose product MGYSRWVLADLQVHTPADFHQKYGDVGGPTPNQTFADRLVKAHADAGVTVIAVTDHNTLAWYPELAAAGRRHGVVVFPGIEFNVNKCHLMAIWECNEDGYRRGLQFLDVLFPPDGPPALSARREPSPTSTGSPLELVKLAATKYGALVLAPHSTAKGIGLFARSVCNISSQVAQSGFVVGFDVWGDEGAEVLRNPRYEFGDDVPAWFVSGDVRDFETVGKRAVYLKLGTPPTLEGLRQAFLMPEQRIRFPEHLRTKFGRVPGLRFIDDTEPTWPRMTRLTVEGGFHDRLAVELGPGLNAIIGGKGTGKSTAIEIMRHVCAGAAPKTSDNHKNRIANFSANATARLDIVTGDRLIYEIVRSGDDTPPQLLRNGADTGIDVNRRFGISVYGQRELALLPDDQDGLREFLAISADPELKGAQTRESASLRELEKLGAELGALESALAKSVDNEEKLKDVRDQLETASQRGAAQQVEASRELTAVQEEVSATVTWLSEIEPLAGRVETAAEAPDIRAHDSVPPALTAATAQVRSAILAAATMISDAARIAQNAVGPAVAEHNALVQERRHQINAALADAGLRDPDELARLQRTAAQLERAVAKVPDQRQRLEELRTTYIAQLESLRDIRGTISQLLQAAATTVSSTVGGRVRVTVRPLADRDDLLELLVTLVVGKYINRDQLVKLADAGPAQVASAIRGDEDQLVKLGVSKSTAGKLRELSPVGVRDIEKCATPDFIVVEINLGEPEQPRWLDVRKVSPGQKATAMLSLALVTGNNPLIIDQPEDDLDNRYIYDQVVRQLAEVANRRQIIVATHNPNIPILGDAEMIMALDANIDQSTVVACGAIDEPRVADAARQILEGGDKAFQDRARRYRAAR is encoded by the coding sequence GTGGGATACTCCCGATGGGTGCTGGCCGATCTGCAAGTGCATACGCCGGCCGATTTTCACCAGAAGTACGGCGACGTGGGCGGTCCGACGCCGAACCAGACCTTCGCAGACCGGCTGGTCAAGGCGCACGCGGATGCTGGCGTGACGGTCATCGCGGTGACCGATCACAACACCCTGGCCTGGTATCCGGAACTTGCCGCAGCGGGGCGCCGGCACGGCGTGGTGGTGTTTCCGGGGATCGAGTTCAACGTCAACAAGTGCCACCTGATGGCAATCTGGGAGTGCAACGAGGACGGCTATCGGCGCGGTCTCCAGTTTCTGGACGTGCTGTTCCCGCCGGACGGGCCGCCCGCGCTGAGCGCGCGGCGGGAGCCGAGCCCTACCTCTACGGGCTCGCCGCTCGAGCTGGTCAAGCTTGCTGCAACGAAGTACGGCGCCTTGGTGCTCGCTCCGCACTCCACCGCGAAGGGCATCGGGCTCTTCGCGCGCAGCGTGTGCAACATCAGCAGCCAGGTTGCGCAGAGCGGATTCGTCGTCGGCTTCGATGTCTGGGGAGACGAGGGTGCAGAGGTCCTGCGCAACCCCCGTTACGAATTCGGCGACGACGTTCCGGCCTGGTTCGTCTCGGGTGACGTCCGTGACTTCGAGACGGTCGGCAAACGCGCCGTCTATCTGAAGCTCGGCACGCCCCCGACGCTGGAAGGCCTGCGCCAGGCGTTCCTCATGCCCGAACAGCGCATTCGCTTTCCCGAGCACCTTCGCACGAAGTTCGGCCGGGTCCCAGGCCTGCGATTCATCGACGACACGGAGCCCACCTGGCCACGCATGACGCGTCTGACTGTCGAAGGTGGCTTTCACGATCGCCTCGCTGTCGAACTCGGGCCAGGCCTCAACGCCATCATCGGAGGCAAGGGGACCGGAAAGTCCACCGCGATCGAGATCATGCGCCACGTGTGCGCAGGGGCTGCGCCGAAGACGTCAGACAACCATAAGAACCGGATCGCCAACTTTTCGGCCAACGCGACCGCGCGCCTCGACATCGTCACTGGAGACCGACTGATCTACGAGATCGTGCGGTCCGGCGATGACACGCCACCTCAACTTCTCCGCAACGGCGCCGACACCGGCATCGACGTGAACCGCCGGTTCGGTATCAGCGTTTACGGCCAGCGCGAGCTCGCTCTGCTCCCCGACGATCAGGACGGGCTCCGCGAGTTTCTCGCAATCTCCGCCGATCCGGAGCTGAAAGGCGCGCAGACGCGGGAGAGTGCTTCTCTTCGGGAGCTTGAGAAGCTCGGCGCCGAGCTCGGCGCGCTCGAATCCGCGCTGGCGAAGTCCGTGGACAACGAGGAGAAGCTAAAGGACGTACGCGACCAGCTCGAGACCGCCAGCCAGCGGGGAGCGGCGCAACAGGTCGAGGCCTCCCGCGAACTCACCGCAGTACAGGAGGAAGTCTCAGCCACGGTCACCTGGCTGTCTGAAATCGAGCCGCTCGCCGGCCGAGTTGAGACCGCAGCCGAGGCACCGGATATTCGCGCGCATGACAGCGTTCCTCCGGCCCTGACCGCTGCGACCGCTCAGGTGCGATCCGCGATACTCGCCGCGGCCACCATGATTTCCGACGCCGCACGCATCGCCCAGAACGCTGTGGGACCCGCTGTCGCGGAGCACAACGCCCTGGTCCAGGAACGTCGGCATCAGATCAACGCGGCACTGGCCGATGCTGGACTCAGGGATCCCGATGAGTTGGCGCGCCTGCAACGCACGGCAGCTCAACTCGAACGTGCCGTAGCCAAGGTCCCCGATCAGCGACAGCGCCTGGAGGAACTGCGTACCACGTATATCGCTCAGCTCGAGTCGCTCCGTGATATCCGCGGAACGATCTCGCAGCTCTTGCAGGCAGCGGCGACCACAGTGTCGTCCACCGTCGGTGGACGTGTGCGGGTGACAGTGCGGCCGCTGGCAGACCGCGACGACCTGCTCGAGTTGTTGGTAACCCTTGTTGTGGGGAAGTACATCAACCGAGATCAGCTGGTCAAGTTGGCGGACGCTGGGCCCGCGCAGGTAGCCAGCGCGATCCGCGGCGACGAGGACCAGCTGGTCAAGCTGGGCGTGAGCAAGTCCACCGCTGGGAAGCTCCGCGAGCTCTCCCCAGTTGGGGTACGCGATATCGAGAAGTGCGCCACCCCAGACTTCATCGTCGTCGAGATCAACCTTGGCGAACCCGAACAGCCCCGCTGGCTCGACGTGCGCAAGGTGAGCCCTGGGCAGAAGGCCACCGCCATGCTGTCCCTCGCGCTGGTCACCGGAAACAACCCTCTGATTATCGACCAGCCCGAGGACGACCTCGACAACCGATACATCTATGACCAGGTCGTGCGTCAGCTCGCCGAAGTCGCCAACCGGCGCCAGATCATCGTGGCGACCCACAACCCCAACATCCCGATCCTCGGTGATGCAGAGATGATCATGGCACTGGACGCCAACATCGACCAGAGCACCGTCGTCGCCTGCGGCGCCATCGACGAGCCGAGGGTAGCGGACGCAGCTCGTCAGATCCTCGAAGGCGGTGACAAGGCATTCCAGGACCGCGCACGGCGGTACCGCGCGGCTCGGTGA
- a CDS encoding AfsR/SARP family transcriptional regulator: MNVWTRSAQSRQPTASAPVDEPVPAATEEWANGADAHGHLLPAPAIAAPSAEPAGNTLPKPAPTAGIDTRWRRALDDDAALDADLADWRNPASTRLRIAILGPVDVQAAGPPPDERLRFHREIVVYLASRGRHGATGEQLDAALWPDTIVSPRSRRVAISRTRRWLAETPDGEPWLPPNNSIDRTYHLHDGYLLDWHLFRRLRTRAELAGPDGAADLRRALELVRGRPLAGADLTYSTRYRTPYAWLPDSAIQPHHLVSAIVDTVHQYVALCLDTGDLASARWAVDIAWQADQERAEDHPWLDAIRIAYRAGHRSEVRTLLDDLVQARDAEVPEDLTAATYREIITLMPEIVRVG; the protein is encoded by the coding sequence GTGAACGTCTGGACCCGCAGCGCACAGTCCCGCCAGCCCACCGCATCCGCGCCCGTCGACGAGCCGGTACCAGCTGCAACTGAGGAATGGGCCAACGGCGCCGACGCCCACGGGCACCTCCTGCCCGCCCCGGCCATCGCCGCTCCCAGCGCAGAGCCCGCCGGCAACACGCTGCCGAAGCCCGCACCCACGGCGGGGATCGATACCCGCTGGCGCCGGGCACTGGACGACGATGCCGCCCTGGATGCGGATCTCGCGGATTGGCGCAATCCGGCGTCCACCCGGCTGCGCATCGCGATCCTCGGCCCGGTCGATGTCCAGGCCGCCGGCCCGCCACCCGACGAACGACTCCGGTTCCACCGCGAGATCGTCGTCTACCTCGCCTCCCGCGGACGCCACGGCGCCACCGGAGAACAACTCGACGCCGCCCTCTGGCCCGACACCATCGTCAGCCCACGCAGCCGCCGCGTCGCCATCAGCCGCACCCGCCGCTGGCTGGCCGAAACCCCCGACGGCGAACCCTGGCTCCCACCGAACAACAGCATCGACCGCACCTACCATCTCCACGACGGGTACCTCCTCGACTGGCACCTCTTCCGCCGCCTGCGCACCCGCGCCGAACTTGCCGGCCCCGACGGCGCTGCAGATCTGCGGCGTGCGCTCGAGCTCGTCCGCGGCCGGCCGCTCGCCGGAGCCGATCTCACCTACTCCACCCGCTACCGCACCCCATACGCCTGGCTACCGGACAGCGCAATCCAGCCGCACCACCTCGTCTCCGCGATCGTCGATACCGTCCACCAATACGTCGCCCTCTGCCTCGACACCGGCGACCTCGCCAGCGCCCGCTGGGCCGTCGACATCGCCTGGCAAGCGGACCAGGAACGCGCCGAAGACCACCCATGGCTCGACGCCATCCGTATCGCCTACCGCGCAGGGCACCGCTCCGAGGTTCGTACCCTGCTTGACGACCTCGTCCAGGCCCGCGATGCGGAGGTCCCAGAAGATCTGACAGCCGCCACGTACCGGGAGATCATCACCTTGATGCCAGAGATCGTGCGCGTGGGCTGA